One window from the genome of Magnolia sinica isolate HGM2019 chromosome 4, MsV1, whole genome shotgun sequence encodes:
- the LOC131244044 gene encoding uncharacterized protein LOC131244044 yields the protein MNVDGSSRGNSSLAGGEGICRGDKGQFICACSSGYGIGSNSYAELRAVYEGLLLVLSLGFHHIILESDSLQVVKMLNGISQVSWKWKFWLGRILLLKSRGRIEFAHIFREGNTPADAFACLGSESQSSASLDRLCDLPPRIHCLLFLDKAGLGLIRNLARQWFRFLRFVWHLQLCIFFSHDRSP from the coding sequence GACGGCTCCTCCAGAGGCAACTCGAGCTTAGCTGGTGGAGAAGGAATTTGTAGGGGCGATAAGGGCCAATTCATTTGTGCCTGTTCTTCGGGTTATGGCATTGGTTCTAATTCTTATGCCGAGCTGCGTGCAGTGTACGAGGGCTTACTCCTAGTCTTGTCTTTGGGGTTCCATCATATCATCCTGGAGTCCGACTCCTTGCAGGTGGTAAAGATGTTGAATGGGATAAGCCAGGTGAGCTGGAAGTGGAAATTTTGGTTGGGGCGGATTTTGTTATTGAAGAGCAGAGGTCGTATTGAATTCGCTCATATTTTCAGGGAGGGGAACACCCCGGCAGATGCTTTTGCCTGCCTGGGAAGCGAAAGTCAGTCCTCTGCTTCGTTGGATCGGCTTTGTGATCTCCCGCCCAGAATCCATTGTCTCCTCTTCCTAGACAAGGCCGGTCTGGGGTTGATTAGAAATTTAGCCCGTCAGTGGTTCCGTTTTTTGCGTTTTGTTTGGCACCTCCagctttgtattttcttttcacatGATAGGTCTCCCTAG